The Papilio machaon chromosome 3, ilPapMach1.1, whole genome shotgun sequence genome window below encodes:
- the LOC106712254 gene encoding E3 ubiquitin-protein ligase UBR5 isoform X1: MSSMHFVVHPLPGTEDQLIDRLKEVSERWNRYGTGAGSSALSTLRGVRAVTAGPAHIACLLDDGTICRAAFSIIPDRLDLSKADASKNGGNGGGGSGGGGTSGGKQGGSSGGCGSRQQPRTRARIMRNSIRAAPSSQGSTSRATGVIIGASSSGRVVSVPAPFVPEDLVTQAQVVLQGKSRSLIIRELQRTNLDVNLAVNNLLSRDDEEGEEPEGGEGGDGYVPEDLISLLDSGFHATQQDHSVIIDADAMFSEDIFGYATIRSRNGGGGSGSGGGRAGASREGSSSTQERPSEFSRWRDRQYFGPRRWLESALRDTSWDKDGVDNKKKDSAMSASPLWVSEELEYWDSNIRFTHIAATYSELIAVSSLGQLHQWRWADAHPYQRNDCSSSNSLYHPRGNWLGMMSGERIVNISAAGIRVSVLTDTGRIATFLDESIAHAPGAARLEHPLQTFTEFGSDKAVSLHACSLYTVAKLDSGALYWWGVLPLGQRARLWEKHRARSRKQQRGHSSATPQDLQAGQNVTMKNAPMYQPGAIGFNMSSGVPKVGVLQNAAWNLSDMCRFKLLPPPQLDRSISDKDKRDIQNQSPLTVSSVKASSSGGSGKDSGKDSNKDMADRLDMPPPPSPASSTCSDTSTSHKRAKRVTVRGEEGSSNDGSKRDEEEWPLKEVVFLEDVKSVPLGRVLKVDGAYAAVRFPTMGKDGKEVLPSTTDDWTTVLQDCRLVRKDDLVAVKWGAGSGSGSRGPDCLQRSPRKVALPPELQVITIAVDSRGVHAVVKRPGGALAYAVYAVGATRALTDSVFPTDHEALLGHTNGAGIQLATAAEGSEAVVVMADGNGALYPIARDCVGMVREPPPLNLPPARALTAHALPLQPHGAAHSHHAALKSQVALIIIVPEPQLMMPRVLRCDLEGVRQLLHLLEADNNKQQILSILQERCDGNRNILHACVHMCAPTSNKEPDIVENSSMPNVASGTSGSGNNTDEAVPAISWPPETFEASGDEDSLMGLTNNSKISNGGANGGGAVSADPAERRGNALAALRALCESPVLQPYLMQLLLAKDGMGQTPLMAAVAERAYRAALVLLDAIRSCPEADEAQRSDAIFPPNAHPDHSPLLVLCCNDTCSFTWTGQEHINQDIFECKTCGLTGSLCCCTECAKVCHKGHDCKLKRTSPTAYCDCWEKCRCKALVGGNWAARCDLLARLARDTQLATHFNSRGESILLFLVQTVGRQAVEQRQFRAGGGRGRAPRKQPGSDAEVDTPDHDLEPPRFARRALLHLLGDWAAVEAAVMCGATASEPEGRPGSPSLNQSGTTLLDKFTHALIVKCTNEMLDTLLHTLMREQQNEAVPGRAERAREVARRFVRSVARIFVIFSVEMAPGAAKKRGPLSITSSLVRCRRVFAALVALAVEELVEAADALLAPVRLGVVRPTAPFPLATTYVDLVNGSEDLFGVEPLSTGHTRLGHSRRESNTGGGRGAAAGGASMGGSALAPDRASTPVATEYADDVAEAPSLGGDDDASETDEPAMAAADPTPDAQHDDAMGERGQEQHVVVENGTERAEGGESESELDLLAEVETESDSDDQDNAESAQRSVQTRATQGSDAAGIASLLMYPEDESGDSTQPEDEDSEAGETDEQDGEAEPPLHDGEPLERRAAPPARPNLAPHSMQWAIRSREPTRGTTSSAGGVRLTGSSSLVFIDPASLRRSAAAAAAGAHDPHSTSTTASFLARAFGIVIRQIADLLWEYERITLPLPRLVPLAYREALRLQCYLERQLKPTWDWLVTVMDATEAQLRFGASLTSNNAGSAAAEHSRTNATTTRRTTSFTSPATRIIGFSEGPRGRDRDQGVEAGSARREFLAYCLSLLRAHSAEHAEQLPVLDVAALKHVAYVLDALIYYMRAAQPQPHHHPHLWTADENENEEGDEEMVVGGGGTNESDGEGDGARGRTHAFFQRSDSTLCLGCPPPDPFNMTMQDALPLADQPQLLQPNARREDLFGMPRQPVTLPPADDANTGAANPLEVMCLLKVVPRRLGLSSRGAERGWSPPARPASAPPAHTHTMARDEPQDLSCAKDTVTKMDTGSDGEYPSDSDSDEARQIQRKKHHRHPHASTSGSSSRQDRQEAAPPSEFHTLVDTACSIIDAPHQQNIALPKPGVSGSVHEPRPSTSRSPGKTVIVRAGELLSVADPLESQEISAHVTVETTGLTTAPLLPTQVLNAPAQARTCPSLGATVSHDLLLGRWRLSLDLFGRVFTEDVGLEPGSVVAELGGFPVKEVKFRRDMEKLRNSQQKDLTLHKMERDRAKLLQQTFAELNSAFAGQNRRAHSAQPPLAVNRVKVTFRDEPGEGSGVARSFYTSVAEALLANEKLPPLESTSGSGLNSNASNGTSGSSGANAGASANTGTRSSGAGRARAKDTARRVPGRAAPRPPTAREPRRVLSVDARPYSPQAAPGTEGAGYSGDRPGGHNEHLTLHQAQLGERLYPRVHSLHPTFAGKITGMLLELTPAQLLVLLASEDALRQKVREAMDLIVMNPSEAILDLDVFSLSERGGGVGGGGGAALGAGSSAAAADDAAPLFYSPGKRGYYSPRQGRATSERINAFRNVGRIIGLCLLQNELCPMFLNRHVLKYILARPIRFHDLAFFDPVVYESLRQLVADAENGDSHSLFAALDLNFSLEMCEEEGGGCVELVPGGREIEVTALNVYDYVRKYAQHRMLHSQEKALESIRVGVLDVLPESSLEGLTAEDLRLLLNGVGDINVAALVSYTSFNDESGEPPERLVRFKRWLWAIVDKMTHLERQDLVYFWTGSPALPASEEGFQPMPSVTIRPADDAHLPTANTCISRLYIPLYSSRHVLKHKLLLAIKTKNFGFV; encoded by the exons GCGTGGTGTGCGAGCCGTGACCGCCGGCCCCGCCCACATCGCTTGCCTACTTGACGACGGCACGATATGCCGCGCCGCATTCTCCATCATCCCCGACAGGCTCGACTTGAGCAAAGCGGACGCCAGCAAGAACGGTGGGAATGGAGGTGGAGGAAGTGGGGGAGGTGGGACTAGTGGGGGGAAACAAGGCGGCAGCAGTGGCGGCTGCGGCTCTAGACAACAGCCGCGGACTAGGGCTCGCATCATGAGAAACTCAATTCGTGCTGCACCCAGTTCACAAG GGTCTACGAGTCGTGCCACTGGTGTAATTATAGGCGCATCTAGCTCCGGGCGAGTCGTGTCCGTTCCGGCGCCTTTTGTACCGGAGGATTTGGTAACACAGGCTCAAGTTGTTCTTCAAGGAAAAAGTCGCAGTCTCATTATACGAGAATTGCAG CGTACAAACCTGGACGTGAACCTAGCCGTAAACAACTTGCTGTCCCGCGACGATGAGGAGGGCGAGGAGCCAGAGGGTGGCGAGGGCGGCGACGGCTACGTGCCAGAGGACCTCATCTCGCTGCTCGACAGCGGCTTCCACGCCACGCAGCAGGACCATTCCGTCATAATCGACGCCGATGCGATGTTCTCCGAGGACATCTTCGGGTACGCGACTATCAGAAG TCGTAACGGGGGCGGCGGCAGTGGCAGTGGTGGTGGACGCGCGGGCGCCAGCCGCGAGGGCAGTAGCTCCACGCAGGAGCGGCCCTCGGAGTTCAGCAGGTGGCGCGATCGTCAGTACTTCGGCCCAAGGAGGTGGCTCGAATCCGCTCTGAGAGATACATCGTGGGATAAAGATGGAG TTGACAACAAGAAAAAAGATTCTGCAATGAGCGCGTCGCCGCTGTGGGTGTCCGAGGAACTGGAGTACTGGGACAGCAATATCCGCTTCACGCACATTGCGGCCACCTACAGTGAGCTCATCGCAGTCTCCAGCCTCGGCCAGCTGCACCAGTGGCGCTGGGCTGACGCGCATCCTTACCAGCGCAATGAC TGCTCCAGTTCTAACAGTCTGTACCACCCGCGCGGCAACTGGCTCGGCATGATGTCGGGAGAGCGTATCGTCAACATTAGCGCCGCTGGCATTCGAGTTTCCGTGCTCACTGACACAGGCAGAATTGCCACCTTCCTCGATGAGTCTATTG cTCACGCACCGGGCGCCGCTCGCTTGGAGCATCCTCTGCAAACGTTCACGGAGTTTGGCAGTGACAAGGCTGTGTCTCTGCACGCCTGCTCGCTCTACACTGTGGCCAAACTGGACTCTGGAGCTCTCTACTGGTG GGGCGTACTTCCACTGGGCCAGCGCGCTCGCCTGTGGGAGAAGCACCGCGCACGCTCCCGCAAGCAGCAGCGCGGCCACTCGTCCGCGACGCCGCAGGACCTGCAGGCGGGACAAAACGTCACCATGAAGAACGCGCCCATGTACCAGCCCGGCGCTATAG GTTTCAACATGTCCTCGGGTGTGCCGAAAGTGGGCGTGTTGCAAAATGCGGCCTGGAACCTATCGGATATGTGCCGCTTCAAGTTGCTGCCACCGCCTCAGCTTGACCGCTCCATCTCAGATAAAGACAAGAGAGATATTCAG AATCAATCTCCGCTGACTGTGTCCTCCGTGAAAGCGTCCTCTTCCGGCGGAAGTGGCAAGGATAGTGGCAAGGACAGCAATAAGGATATGGCGGACCGCCTGGACATGCCACCGCCGCCCAGCCCCGCCTCTTCTACTTGCAGTGACACCAGCACTTCACACA AACGTGCTAAACGTGTGACCGTTCGTGGTGAGGAAGGTTCTTCCAACGATGGCTCCAAACGTGACGAGGAAGAGTGGCCATTGAAGGAAGTAGTCTTTCTCGAGGATGTGAAGAGCGTGCCATTGGGCCGCGTGCTCAAGGTTGACGGAGCTTACGCGGCAGTGCGGTTCCCGACTATGGGCAAGGACGGCAAGGAGGTGCTGCCCTCCACCACTGATGACTGGACGACCGTGCTTCAAGACTGCCGGCTCGTACGCAAAGATGATTTGGTAGCGGTGAAGTGGGGCGCGGGAAGTGGATCTGGGTCCCGCGGACCGGACTGCCTGCAGCGCTCGCCCAGGAAGGTCGCTCTTCCACCTGAGTTGCAAGTTATTACCATCGCA GTTGACAGTCGCGGGGTGCACGCCGTAGTGAAGCGACCGGGCGGCGCGTTGGCGTACGCCGTATACGCGGTGGGCGCGACTCGTGCGCTTACTGACAGCGTCTTCCCCACTGACCACGAGGCATTGCTCGGTCACACCAACGGAGCCGGTATTCAGCTCGCCACTGCCGCAGAA GGTAGCGAGGCGGTGGTGGTGATGGCGGACGGCAACGGCGCGCTGTACCCCATCGCGCGCGACTGTGTAGGCATGGTGCGCGAGCCACCGCCGCTCAACCTGCCGCCCGCGCGCGCACTCACCGCACACGCGTTGCCGCTGCAGCCGCATGGCGCCGCGCACTCGCACCACGCTGCGCTCAAGTCACAG GTGGCgcttataataatagtaccAGAGCCACAGCTGATGATGCCGCGTGTGCTGCGCTGCGATTTGGAAGGTGTGCGCCAGCTGCTGCATCTACTCGAAGCGGACAACAACA AACAACAAATACTTTCCATCCTTCAAGAACGGTGTGATGGCAACAGGAATATACTACATGCTTGTGTGCACATGTGTGCACCTACATCAAACAAAGAACCCGATATAG TAGAAAATTCTTCGATGCCGAACGTAGCGAGCGGCACTAGTGGCAGCGGAAACAATACCGATGAAGCTGTGCCAGCTATTTCTTGGCCCCCAGAAACATTCGAGGCTTCCGGCGATGAAGACAGTTTAATGGGACTTACTAATAACAG TAAAATATCGAATGGCGGGGCGAACGGCGGCGGTGCGGTGAGCGCTGACCCGGCGGAGCGGCGCGGCAACGCGCTGGCCGCCCTGCGCGCGCTCTGCGAGAGCCCAGTCCTGCAGCCCTACCTCATGCAGCTGCTCCTTGCTAA GGACGGAATGGGCCAAACGCCGTTGATGGCGGCCGTGGCGGAGCGTGCGTACCGCGCGGCGCTCGTGCTGCTGGACGCGATCAGGTCGTGCCCCGAAGCGGACGAGGCGCAACGCTCCGATGCCATCTTCCCGCCCAACGCGCACCCTGACCACTCGCCGCTCCTCGTGCTCTGTTGCAACGACACCTGCAGCTTTACCTGGACAGGACAGGAACATATCAATCAG gATATATTTGAATGCAAGACTTGTGGTCTCACTGGTTCGCTTTGCTGCTGCACTGAATGCGCGAAG GTTTGCCACAAAGGACACGACTGCAAGCTGAAGCGCACGTCGCCGACTGCGTACTGTGACTGCTGGGAGAAGTGCCGCTGCAAGGCGCTGGTGGGCGGCAACTGGGCTGCGCGCTGCGACCTCCTCGCCAGGCTCGCTAGGGACACGCAGCTCGCCACGCATTTTAACTCCAG GGGCGAGTCGATCCTGCTGTTCCTGGTGCAGACGGTAGGGCGGCAGGCGGTGGAGCAGCGTCAGTTCCGCGCTGGCGGAGGGCGGGGTCGCGCGCCGCGCAAGCAGCCCGGCTCCGACGCTGAGGTGGACACGCCCGACCACGACCTCGAGCCGCCGCGGTTCGCAAGACGCGCTCTGCTACATCTACtgg gTGATTGGGCTGCTGTGGAAGCGGCTGTTATGTGTGGCGCCACCGCCTCGGAGCCTGAAGGCCGGCCCGGCAGCCCCTCGCTTAACCAGTCCGGAACCACGCTCCTCGACAAGTTCACACACGCACTCATCGTTAAGTGTACCAATGAA ATGCTAGACACGTTGCTGCACACGCTAATGCGCGAGCAGCAGAATGAGGCGGTGCCGGGACGGGCGGAGCGCGCGCGCGAGGTGGCGCGCCGCTTCGTGCGCTCCGTCGCTAGGATCTTCGTCATATTCAGTGTCGAGATGGCACCAGGCGCAGCCAAGAAGAGAGG GCCACTTTCGATCACATCCTCGTTGGTCCGGTGCCGGCGTGTATTCGCTGCGCTAGTAGCACTTGCCGTGGAGGAGCTGGTGGAGGCAGCCGACGCCCTGCTCGCGCCGGTCCGGCTTGGCGTGGTGCGCCCCACTGCCCCCTTCCCACTTGCCACAACCTACGTCGATCTTGTTAATGGCAGCGAGGATTTGTTTGGAGTCGAGCCCCTATCTACAGGACACACTCGGCTCGGACACAGTCGCAG gGAATCAAACACCGGCGGAGGCCGCGGGGCAGCCGCAGGCGGTGCTTCAATGGGCGGATCAGCGCTGGCTCCTGACAGAGCCTCCACGCCCGTCGCCACTGAATACGCAGATGATGTGGCCGAAGCGCCCTCCCTGGGTGGTGACGACGATGCCTCCGAGACCGACGAGCCTGCCATGGCGGCAGCCGACCCCACCCCGGACGCACAACACGATGATGCAATGGGCGAAAG agGGCAAGAACAACATGTAGTCGTTGAAAACGGCACGGAGCGCGCGGAGGGCGGCGAAAGCGAGAGCGAGCTGGATCTGCTGGCCGAGGTGGAGACAGAGAGTGACTCCGATGACCAGGACAATGCCGAGTCCGCGCAGCGCAGCGTGCAAACTCGCGCCACACAGGGTTCTGATGCCG CAGGTATAGCATCGCTGCTAATGTATCCAGAGGACGAGAGCGGGGACTCAACGCAGCCGGAGGACGAGGACTCGGAGGCGGGCGAGACCGACGAGCAGGACGGCGAGGCCGAGCCTCCGCTGCACGACGGCGAGCCGCTCgagcgccgcgccgcgccgcctgCGCGCCCCAACCTCGCGCCGCACTCCATGCAATGGGCGATACG ATCGCGCGAGCCGACGCGCGGCACGACAAGCAGCGCAGGCGGGGTGCGGCTGACGGGCAGCTCCTCGCTGGTGTTCATCGACCCCGCCTCGCTGCGACGTTCTGCCGCTGCGGCAGCTGCTGGCGCACACGACCCGCACTCCACATCTACCACCGCTTCCTTCTTGGCACGAGCGTTCG gTATTGTCATCCGTCAAATCGCGGATCTACTGTGGGAGTATGAACGTATAACTCTGCCGTTACCGCGCCTGGTGCCTCTGGCCTACCGCGAGGCGCTGCGCCTGCAGTGTTACCTCGAACGACAACTCAAGCCCACTTGGGACTGGCTCGTTACCGTTATGGACGCTACAGAAGCTCAGTTGAG ATTCGGCGCTTCATTGACTTCGAACAACGCGGGCTCTGCGGCAGCGGAACACAGCCGCACCAACGCCACCACCACCCGCCGCACCACCTCTTTCACCTCGCCCGCCACGCGCATCATCGGCTTCTCGGAGGGACCGCGCGGCCGGGATAGAGACCAAG GTGTGGAGGCAGGTAGCGCGCGGCGCGAGTTCCTGGCGTACTGCCTCTCGCTACTGCGCGCGCACAGCGCCGAGCACGCGGAGCAGCTGCCCGTGCTGGACGTGGCCGCGCTCAAGCACGTCGCGTACGTGCTTGACGCGCTCATATACTACATGCGAGCTGCGCAGCCGCAACCGCACCACCACCCACATTTATGGACAGCC GACGAAAATGAAAACGAGGAAGGCGACGAGGAGATGGTAGTGGGTGGCGGAGGCACCAATGAGTCTGACGGCGAGGGCGATGGCGCACGCGGCCGCACGCACGCCTTCTTCCAGCGTTCCGACTCCACGCTCTGTCTGGGATGTCCCCCGCCAGATCCTTTCAATA TGACAATGCAAGATGCACTGCCGCTGGCCGACCAGCCGCAGCTGCTGCAGCCCAACGCGCGCCGCGAGGACCTGTTCGGCATGCCGCGCCAGCCCGTCACCCTGCCGCCCGCCGACGACGCCAACACCGGCGCCGCAAATCCGCTTGAAG TGATGTGCCTGTTGAAAGTGGTTCCTCGTCGGTTGGGTTTGTCGTCGCGCGGAGCTGAGCGCGGCTGGTCGCCGCCCGCGCGCCCCGCCTccgcgccgcccgcgcacACACACACCATGGCGCGCGACGAGCCGCAG GATTTATCCTGTGCTAAAGATACTGTAACAAAAATGGACACCGGAAGTGATGGTGAATATCCATCGGATTCTGATTCTGATGAAGCAAGACAAATCCAAAGGAAGAAACATCACAG GCATCCGCACGCGTCGACGTCTGGTAGCAGCTCGCGGCAGGACCGGCAGGAGGCGGCACCGCCATCGGAGTTCCACACGCTGGTGGACACCGCCTGCTCCATCATAGACGCGCCGCACCAGCAGAACATCGCACTGCCTAAACCgg GAGTGAGCGGATCTGTGCACGAGCCGCGGCCGTCCACCTCGCGCAGCCCCGGCAAGACTGTTATTGTACGTGCT gGCGAATTACTAAGTGTTGCCGATCCTTTAGAGTCGCAGGAGATATCTGCTCACGTGACAGTAGAGACGACCGGCCTCACCACGGCCCCCTTGTTACCTACACAAGTACTTAATGCACCTGCTCAAGC TCGCACTTGTCCGTCACTGGGAGCGACCGTGTCGCACGACCTGCTGTTAGGTCGGTGGCGGCTATCACTGGACCTGTTCGGGCGCGTGTTCACCGAGGACGTGGGCCTCGAGCCCGGCTCCGTGGTCGCCGAGCTCGGCGGCTTCCCAGTCAAGGAGGTCAAGTTCAGGCGCGACATGGAGAAGCTACGCAACTCACAGCAAAAAGATTTGACCCTGCATAAG ATGGAGCGTGATCGTGCGAAGCTACTGCAGCAGACATTCGCGGAGTTGAATAGCGCGTTCGCGGGGCAGAACCGCCGCGCGCACAGCGCACAGCCGCCGCTCGCCGTCAACCGTGTCAAGGTGACGTTCCGCGACGAACCCGGCGAGGGCAGCGGCGTCGCCAGGTCCTTCTACACCAGCGTCGCTGAG gCGCTACTAGCAAACGAGAAACTGCCTCCGCTGGAGTCGACCTCCGGCAGCGGACTCAACAGCAACGCGTCTAACGGCACCTCAGGCTCCAGCGGCGCCAATGCAGGCGCCAGCGCTAACACTGGAACAcg TAGTAGCGGTGCAGGCAGAGCGCGCGCTAAGGACACGGCGCGGCGGGTGCCGGGCAGAGCTGCGCCGCGGCCTCCCACCGCGCGCGAGCCGCGCCGCGTGCTCAGTGTCGATGCGAGGCCGTACTCACCACAG GCTGCACCGGGGACTGAGGGCGCGGGGTACAGTGGCGACCGGCCCGGCGGACACAACGAACATCTCACCCTGCATCAGGCACAACTCGGCGAAAGATTATATCCCAGA gTACATTCTCTCCATCCGACATTTGCGGGCAAAATCACTGGGATGCTGTTAGAATTGACACCTGCCCAACTTTTAGTACTACTTGCCAGTGAAGACGCATTGAGACAGAAAGTGCGAGAGGCCATGGACCTTATAGTTATGAATCCTTCTGAAGCGATACTAG ACCTGGACGTATTCTCGCTGTCGGAACGCGGCGGCGGTGTGGGCGGCGGCGGGGGCGCGGCACTGGGTGCTGGCTCGTCGGCGGCGGCTGCGGACGATGCGGCGCCACTCTTCTACTCGCCAGGCAAGCGCGGCTACTACTCGCCTCGGCAGGGACGCGCCACCTCGGAGCGCATCAACGCCTTTAGGAATGTCGGCAg AATCATCGGGCTGTGTCTGCTACAAAATGAACTGTGCCCAATGTTCCTCAATCGGCACGTGTTGAAATACATACTGGCCCGACCTATACGTTTCCACGATCTCGCGTTCTTCGACCCTGTCGTCTACGAGAGCTTGCGCCAACTCGTCGCCGACGCAGAGAATGGAGATTCTCATTCCTTGTTTGCAGCTCTCGATCTCAACTTTAG TTTGGAAATGTGTGAAGAAGAAGGCGGTGGTTGTGTGGAACTGGTACCCGGTGGCCGAGAAATCGAAGTGACCGCGCTCAACGTGTACGATTACGTGCGCAAGTACGCACAACATCGGATGCTGCACTCGCAGGAAAAAGCGCTCGAG TCGATCCGTGTGGGCGTATTGGATGTGTTACCCGAGTCCTCCTTGGAGGGCTTGACCGCTGAGGACCTGCGGCTCCTGCTGAACGGCGTGGGCGACATCAATGTGGCCGCGCTGGTCTCGTACACAAGCTTCAACGACGAGAGCGGCGAGCCTCCAGAGCGGCTCGTGAGGTTCAAACGTTGGCTCTGGGCCATCGTTGACAAAATGACTCATCTTGAACGACAGGATCTG GTGTACTTCTGGACGGGTTCGCCTGCGTTGCCGGCGTCGGAGGAGGGCTTCCAGCCAATGCCGTCGGTGACAATCCGGCCGGCTGACGACGCGCACCTGCCCACCGCCAACACGTGCATCTCGCGCCTCTACATCCCGCTCTACTCATCGCGACACGTACTCAAGCACAAGCTGCTGCTTgctataaaaactaaaaatttcgGCTTCGTGTAG